Genomic DNA from Candidatus Sulfurimonas marisnigri:
TTGTTATCTTTTATAATATCTGATGCTTCACCTTTTATCACTCCAAATAATGGTTTATTTGCAGCTATATATGTTTGAGTTTTAGCGGGAACCGTTAGTGAAAAAATCGGTTTGTCGATTAATGAAACAATTAAAAAATCACTCGCTTTAAAATATTTATACATCTCTTCTCTTGGTTTTCTTCCCCAGAAGAGAATATTTTTTAAACTATTATCTTTAACCAGTTTCTTTAAACTTTCTAAATGCGAGCCATCCCCTATTATGTTTATCTGAGATTTATCTATCAAATCATCTGCTAAATTGCCATAAGCTAGTAATATATTGTCAAGATTTTGCACTTTTCCTACATTTCCAGCAAAGGTAAAGTGAACTTTTTTTTCATCACTAAATACAAAAGGCTCCAACTCCTCGTTAAATTCATCAGCCCAATTTGGCAAATATCGAATTTCTTTACTATCATCCAGATATAGCTTAATCTTATTCTCAAAACCTTTAGCAGAAATTGCAAAATTTGAACTATTTCTATAAACAAATTTCACAAATCCATTCAACATAAACTCCAATAGTTTTGTTTTTTTAAACCCATAAGCATATACACTATCAGGCCAAACATCTTGTACCCATAATGTCACATTTTTTTTATAAGTTTTTTTAAGAATCACAGCTGGAACCATACAAGTTAAAGCAGCAATATCGAAGCCAAAAACGTAGTCATATTTTTTGCCGATTTTAAGACTGACAATGCTCCCTAAAATCATAAAAGTGAAATATTTCAAAAGCTTTTTATATAAGCTACTTTTGTATCCAGTCACTGCTTTTACTCTAAAAATATTTATGCCATTATATGTATCTTTAGCGTACCACTTATTTTCATACTCTTTATATATTTCACCAAAAGGATATGTTGGGTTTTGGGTAAGCACATCTACGTCATAACCTTTTTCTTTCCAGGCTATTGCTATCTCATTTATCTTAAACTCTTCTGGGTAAAAGTATTCTGTAACTATTAATATTCTTTTTTTCAATCTATCTTAACCTATTTTATATTGAGAATATAATTTATTATTTCTTATTAAATTGACCATGTCTTTTACCATCTCGTCATAGCTTGGGATAACATAGTCAATCTCTTTTCTTGTATCTATAAAGCTTTTATCAACTTCCTTGCCCTCAACTGCAATTATCTCAATATCTTTTTTTGTATATTTTTTAAATAAATTAAGCAACTCGTTTTTGTTTATCGACTTATTGTTCGTCACATGATATAGACCTGTTATATCATTTTCTATTGCCCACTTTACGGCTTTTGCAAGTTCTAGCGTAGTCACCCCTGACCAAATAGCTTTAGTAAAACCATTGATAGTTTCAGATTGATTCATAAACCAGTGAAAAAGTTCTTCTCCATCTGTTTTCAACTCTGGACCTACTACAGAAGTACGAAGCGTAAGATGCTTGTTATTTATAATCTCACCGAGCCCTTTTGTTTTTGCATAAGTATCTTTGCCATCTTTTTCATCACTCTCGATATATGGTTCTTTTTTATTTCCTGAAAAAACACAGTCAGTTGAAATATGTATTAGTTTTGCACCTATTTCATCTGCTAATCTTGTTAATCTATGAGGCATATATGAATTTATAAAAATTGCATTTTCTGGATTTTCATTTGCCCCATTAATCAGTACGCCGATACAGTTAACAATATAATTTGGTTTTATATTCTTAATGATATCAACAAAGTAATCTTCATCTCTAACATCTGCTATTATGGTGTCATATTGTAATTTTTTTCTGTATGAAATATTTAAAAGTTTATAGTCACTGTTTGATTTT
This window encodes:
- a CDS encoding glycosyltransferase family 4 protein yields the protein MKKRILIVTEYFYPEEFKINEIAIAWKEKGYDVDVLTQNPTYPFGEIYKEYENKWYAKDTYNGINIFRVKAVTGYKSSLYKKLLKYFTFMILGSIVSLKIGKKYDYVFGFDIAALTCMVPAVILKKTYKKNVTLWVQDVWPDSVYAYGFKKTKLLEFMLNGFVKFVYRNSSNFAISAKGFENKIKLYLDDSKEIRYLPNWADEFNEELEPFVFSDEKKVHFTFAGNVGKVQNLDNILLAYGNLADDLIDKSQINIIGDGSHLESLKKLVKDNSLKNILFWGRKPREEMYKYFKASDFLIVSLIDKPIFSLTVPAKTQTYIAANKPLFGVIKGEASDIIKDNNLGFCTEPDNIEDIKNVFEKAIYANPKEIEEFTRNGRKLTNTVFNKEKIISSLLDLLIGKEK
- a CDS encoding dTDP-4-dehydrorhamnose reductase family protein, which codes for MRTKILILGSTGLIGHQVYNYLKSNSDYKLLNISYRKKLQYDTIIADVRDEDYFVDIIKNIKPNYIVNCIGVLINGANENPENAIFINSYMPHRLTRLADEIGAKLIHISTDCVFSGNKKEPYIESDEKDGKDTYAKTKGLGEIINNKHLTLRTSVVGPELKTDGEELFHWFMNQSETINGFTKAIWSGVTTLELAKAVKWAIENDITGLYHVTNNKSINKNELLNLFKKYTKKDIEIIAVEGKEVDKSFIDTRKEIDYVIPSYDEMVKDMVNLIRNNKLYSQYKIG